In the Victivallis sp. Marseille-Q1083 genome, one interval contains:
- a CDS encoding alpha-isopropylmalate synthase regulatory domain-containing protein, giving the protein MEQKNRFGRYVELLDTTLRDGEQTPGVAFTPQEKQQLARMLLGKLRVDRLEVGSARVSDGERDGVRRIVEWADRHNLGDRLEILGFVDGGKSVDWISDAGGRVINLLTKGSERHCTVQLGKTPQQHYAEVLRDIEYAASRNLAVNVYLEDWSGGMRENFTYVYNFLAELQKVPVARVMLPDTLGILSPDQVSLYLDWIYAAFPALKLDFHGHNDYGLVTANSLAAVRAGISGVHTTVNGLGERTGNQPLAPLVVAVNDMTDRTTHVNEKQLQYATAVVQAVSGKRCAWNTPVVGADVFTQTCGVHADGDKKGNLYANELLPERFGRRRNYALGKLSGKASLDKNLEEMGLELAPEMRSRVLQEIVRLGDKKKQVTPADLPFIIAAVLRTPLDSRVKIKDFQVTNGARTEPVARVVIDYHDQTLEASSSGDGGYDAFMKAVRKALKTVGVVLPRLEDYEVRIPPGGKTDALVETTITWEAQAGERALITTGVDSDQLLAAIIATEKMLNLVTD; this is encoded by the coding sequence ATGGAACAGAAAAACCGTTTCGGGCGGTATGTGGAGTTGCTGGATACGACGCTGCGTGATGGCGAACAGACGCCGGGCGTGGCGTTTACACCGCAGGAAAAACAACAGTTGGCCAGGATGCTGCTCGGCAAATTGCGGGTCGACCGGCTGGAAGTCGGTTCGGCACGGGTGTCGGACGGCGAACGCGACGGCGTCCGGCGGATTGTCGAATGGGCGGACCGCCATAATCTCGGCGATCGCCTTGAAATCCTCGGTTTTGTCGACGGCGGCAAATCGGTCGACTGGATCAGCGATGCCGGCGGGCGGGTGATCAATCTGTTGACCAAAGGGTCGGAGCGGCATTGCACCGTGCAGTTGGGCAAAACGCCGCAGCAGCATTACGCCGAGGTGCTGCGCGACATCGAATATGCCGCCAGCCGGAATTTGGCGGTCAATGTCTATCTGGAAGACTGGTCCGGCGGCATGCGCGAAAATTTCACCTATGTCTATAATTTCCTGGCGGAATTGCAGAAAGTGCCGGTGGCGCGGGTGATGCTGCCGGATACGCTCGGGATTCTTTCGCCGGATCAGGTATCGCTTTATCTGGACTGGATCTATGCGGCGTTTCCGGCGCTGAAGCTGGACTTCCACGGCCACAATGATTACGGCTTGGTGACGGCCAATTCGCTGGCCGCGGTGCGCGCCGGCATCAGCGGGGTTCATACGACGGTCAACGGCCTGGGCGAACGGACCGGCAACCAGCCGCTGGCGCCGCTGGTGGTGGCGGTCAACGATATGACCGACCGCACCACCCATGTCAACGAGAAACAGTTGCAATATGCCACCGCGGTCGTTCAGGCGGTTTCCGGCAAGCGCTGTGCGTGGAATACGCCGGTGGTCGGCGCCGATGTCTTTACCCAGACTTGCGGGGTTCACGCCGACGGCGATAAAAAAGGCAACCTGTATGCCAACGAGCTGCTGCCGGAGCGTTTCGGCCGGCGGCGCAATTACGCGCTGGGGAAATTGAGCGGCAAAGCGTCGCTGGATAAGAATCTGGAAGAGATGGGGCTGGAACTGGCGCCGGAAATGCGCAGTCGGGTGCTTCAGGAAATCGTCCGGCTGGGCGATAAGAAAAAGCAGGTGACGCCGGCGGATTTGCCGTTTATCATCGCGGCGGTGCTGCGGACGCCGCTGGACAGCAGAGTGAAAATCAAGGATTTCCAGGTGACCAACGGTGCCCGTACCGAGCCGGTCGCCAGAGTGGTGATCGATTATCACGACCAAACGCTGGAGGCGAGTTCTTCCGGCGACGGCGGCTACGATGCTTTTATGAAGGCGGTCCGCAAGGCGTTGAAAACGGTCGGTGTGGTATTGCCGCGGCTGGAGGATTACGAGGTACGAATTCCACCGGGCGGCAAAACCGACGCGCTGGTGGAGACGACGATCACCTGGGAAGCTCAAGCCGGTGAACGGGCGCTGATTACCACCGGCGTCGACAGCGACCAGTTGCTGGCGGCGATCATCGCCACCGAGAAGATGCTGAACCTGGTGACCGATTGA
- a CDS encoding sodium:solute symporter encodes MDYAIIGAYLIAVLWIGFYFSKGENTSENYLLGGRNMPFLAIGISCMMSLLSSKSLVMVPGEIYNNGLTLFILTPLVLLPLSIPCYLLFTKFYFKLGSYTPYEYLEYRYDSTVRVVVAVSAFYGRVLYVGMVLYATSKIFEGAYGWPAWVTIALVGVFGVIYTVMGGMKAVVWTDVLQFFVLFGGFAVIVWVLCRSIDGGPLEAVLCTFREGHGLPQFSDPSFYSLSPYVRLLFFLMLWNAVIEPLTSACSDQINIQRLLSTRNWREGFKSQITSTVLGIASVLIM; translated from the coding sequence TTGGATTACGCCATCATTGGAGCATACCTGATCGCGGTGCTGTGGATCGGGTTTTATTTCAGCAAGGGAGAGAACACTTCCGAGAACTATCTGCTGGGCGGCCGGAACATGCCGTTTCTGGCGATCGGCATCTCCTGCATGATGTCGCTGCTGAGTTCGAAATCGCTGGTCATGGTGCCCGGAGAAATCTACAACAACGGCTTGACGCTGTTCATCCTGACGCCGCTGGTGCTTTTGCCGCTGTCGATTCCGTGTTATCTGCTGTTCACGAAATTCTATTTCAAGCTCGGCAGCTACACGCCGTACGAATATTTGGAATACCGTTACGATTCGACGGTGCGGGTGGTGGTGGCGGTTTCCGCTTTTTACGGCCGGGTGCTGTATGTCGGCATGGTGCTCTATGCGACGTCGAAGATTTTCGAAGGCGCCTACGGCTGGCCGGCCTGGGTGACCATTGCCCTGGTCGGGGTGTTCGGCGTAATTTATACGGTGATGGGCGGCATGAAGGCGGTGGTGTGGACCGACGTGCTGCAATTTTTCGTCTTGTTCGGCGGTTTCGCGGTGATCGTCTGGGTGTTGTGCCGGAGCATCGACGGCGGCCCGCTGGAAGCGGTGCTGTGCACGTTCCGGGAAGGCCACGGGCTGCCGCAATTTTCCGATCCGTCGTTCTATTCGCTGTCGCCGTATGTCCGGTTGCTGTTCTTCCTGATGCTGTGGAACGCGGTGATAGAGCCGCTGACCAGCGCCTGCAGCGATCAGATCAATATCCAGCGGCTGCTGAGCACCCGGAACTGGCGTGAGGGATTCAAATCGCAGATCACCTCTACGGTGCTCGGCATTGCGTCGGTGTTGATTATGTAG
- a CDS encoding dihydrodipicolinate synthase family protein: MRKKVYSAAITPLHADGSLDENGLNKLFDRNIRHGVDGFFLLGSMGEWGSFSEEFKEELIRIAAAALRGRAELLVGINATSLPLSLKLLERYSTYEFDSYVFMLPGRTSALDPVKSIFAVLDAADRPVYYYHCPPNNNINLSPDDFAAIMRHPKLKGIKNSAGSMYLRRELLRLRDERRLSTRILEGQEWAVDEALIVGCDGMLCGMGALASKVLTGIAGAVDTGNIAEAIRRQNILIDIFHGVYGSSLENVWNGQKYALAELGLIASPFTYAQEMSSLSDAAKQRISACLARYRDELD; this comes from the coding sequence ATGAGAAAAAAAGTTTATTCTGCCGCCATTACGCCGTTGCATGCCGACGGATCACTGGATGAAAACGGATTGAACAAGCTGTTTGATCGCAATATCCGCCACGGAGTCGACGGGTTCTTTCTGCTCGGCAGCATGGGGGAGTGGGGCAGTTTTTCGGAGGAATTCAAGGAGGAACTGATCCGGATTGCCGCCGCGGCGCTCCGGGGACGGGCCGAACTGCTGGTCGGCATCAATGCGACCAGTCTGCCGCTGTCGCTGAAACTGCTGGAACGTTATTCAACTTACGAATTCGACAGTTACGTGTTCATGCTGCCGGGCCGGACCAGCGCGCTCGATCCGGTCAAGTCGATTTTTGCCGTACTCGACGCCGCCGACCGGCCGGTCTATTATTATCATTGCCCGCCCAACAACAACATCAATCTGTCGCCGGATGATTTCGCGGCGATCATGCGGCATCCGAAGCTCAAGGGGATCAAGAATTCCGCCGGCAGCATGTACCTGCGCCGGGAACTCCTCCGTCTGCGGGACGAACGGCGTTTGTCCACCCGGATCCTGGAGGGCCAGGAGTGGGCGGTCGACGAAGCGTTGATCGTCGGCTGCGACGGCATGCTGTGCGGCATGGGGGCGCTGGCCTCGAAGGTGCTGACCGGCATTGCCGGGGCGGTCGACACGGGCAATATTGCCGAGGCAATCCGGCGGCAGAATATTCTGATCGATATCTTTCACGGCGTCTACGGTTCGTCGCTGGAAAATGTCTGGAACGGCCAGAAATATGCGTTGGCCGAGCTCGGTTTGATCGCTTCGCCATTCACTTACGCCCAGGAGATGAGTTCGCTTTCCGACGCGGCCAAACAGCGCATTTCCGCGTGTCTGGCCCGATACCGCGACGAACTGGATTGA
- a CDS encoding aldo/keto reductase encodes MAVKLILGTVQFGLPYGIANTSGQPSYRSVCDILSAAAAGGVDMLDTAADYGESEAVLGRALAELGLRGRMTVVSKIEHLPGNLTAAEARKRIGGSLERSLRRLKLERLPIGLFHEEGNLCYREILQEFVAAGLVGAAGVSLDEKVVPAVAGAACVQIPCNILDRRFNRLLAEAPAPQMIFARSVYLQGLLLMPEEKIPDRLREIIPLRRRLEQLAGTAGMPPRELYFRYLLSQNGLSGILIGVDSPAQLEENLRLASAGPLPEDLLAAIRQMVPVLAERLVRPHCWAA; translated from the coding sequence ATGGCGGTCAAGTTGATTCTCGGCACGGTTCAGTTCGGTCTGCCTTACGGCATTGCCAATACGTCGGGCCAACCCTCCTATCGTTCGGTCTGCGACATCCTTTCCGCCGCGGCGGCCGGCGGCGTCGATATGCTGGACACCGCGGCCGACTACGGCGAAAGTGAAGCCGTCCTCGGCCGGGCGCTGGCCGAACTGGGGTTGCGCGGGCGGATGACGGTGGTCAGCAAGATCGAGCATCTGCCGGGCAATCTGACGGCGGCGGAGGCGAGGAAACGCATCGGCGGCAGTCTGGAGCGGTCGTTGCGGCGGCTGAAGCTGGAGCGGCTGCCGATCGGTTTGTTTCATGAAGAAGGCAATTTATGTTACCGGGAAATTTTGCAGGAGTTCGTCGCTGCCGGCCTGGTCGGCGCCGCCGGCGTGTCGCTCGATGAAAAAGTGGTGCCGGCCGTCGCCGGAGCTGCCTGCGTGCAAATTCCCTGCAATATTCTCGACCGGCGTTTCAACCGGCTGCTGGCGGAAGCGCCGGCGCCTCAGATGATTTTCGCCCGGAGTGTCTATCTGCAGGGATTGCTGTTGATGCCGGAAGAAAAAATTCCGGACAGATTGCGGGAAATCATTCCGTTGCGGCGCCGGTTGGAACAGCTGGCGGGAACCGCCGGAATGCCGCCGCGGGAACTGTATTTTCGCTATCTGCTGTCGCAGAATGGCCTGTCCGGCATCCTGATCGGGGTGGATTCTCCGGCGCAGTTGGAGGAAAATTTACGACTGGCGTCGGCCGGGCCGCTGCCGGAAGACCTTCTGGCGGCAATCCGGCAAATGGTGCCGGTCCTGGCCGAACGGCTGGTCCGTCCGCATTGCTGGGCGGCTTGA
- a CDS encoding SDR family NAD(P)-dependent oxidoreductase codes for MHVLESFSLQGRAALVTGGAGLYGRQITAALAEAGALTFIAARNLEASEAYAAELRQQGLAVRAIRLDLADESSICRAVETVTAEAGRFDVLVNNAVTRSAIPGGWEQPMAAFDASLHVNASSLFFLTRLAAQEMKKQRSGSIINVGSYMGLLGPNPSNYLGTDMMKHPSPIYFYEKGGMANFTRFAASVLGTDNIRVNCIEPGGFQSGETDRFVRNYSSNTMLGRMANGSDLKGVVVFLASEASSYITGVNLPVDGGYTAK; via the coding sequence ATGCACGTATTGGAGAGTTTTTCTTTACAAGGCCGGGCGGCGCTGGTGACCGGCGGCGCCGGTCTTTACGGCCGGCAGATTACCGCGGCGCTGGCGGAAGCCGGCGCGCTGACCTTCATCGCCGCCCGGAATCTGGAGGCGTCGGAAGCGTATGCCGCCGAGTTGCGGCAACAGGGTTTGGCGGTGCGGGCCATCCGGCTCGATCTGGCCGACGAGTCGTCGATTTGCCGGGCGGTGGAGACGGTGACGGCGGAAGCCGGCCGGTTCGATGTGCTGGTCAACAACGCGGTGACCCGTTCGGCGATTCCGGGCGGCTGGGAGCAGCCGATGGCGGCATTCGACGCCAGTTTGCACGTCAATGCGTCATCGTTGTTCTTCCTGACCCGGCTGGCGGCGCAGGAGATGAAAAAACAGCGCTCCGGTTCGATCATCAACGTCGGCTCTTATATGGGGCTGCTCGGCCCGAATCCGTCCAACTACCTGGGAACCGACATGATGAAACATCCTTCGCCGATCTATTTTTATGAAAAGGGCGGCATGGCCAATTTCACCCGTTTCGCCGCCAGTGTGCTGGGGACTGACAACATCCGGGTCAACTGCATTGAGCCGGGCGGCTTCCAAAGCGGGGAGACGGACCGGTTCGTCCGAAATTACAGCAGCAATACGATGCTGGGGCGGATGGCGAACGGCAGTGATTTGAAAGGGGTCGTCGTCTTTCTGGCTTCCGAAGCTTCCAGCTATATCACCGGCGTCAATTTGCCGGTCGACGGTGGTTATACCGCGAAATAA
- a CDS encoding prepilin-type N-terminal cleavage/methylation domain-containing protein, whose protein sequence is MKRNSHLTDRTDHRVNFTLIELLVVIAIIAILASMLLPALGKAKAAAMNAKCISNLKQSMLYMTMYANDNTEKIPLYIQQQDDDGDWRYTWADALELSGYCSTDPKEFSCPTLEIDLDSRGFLEHIYGVYASGGTQTMYNLTKGLMTETALATGGNARILNSILVESPSAASVIADSRSNAGKQTYLITRAMGDYYHDARHNGKFNLAFLDGHVTGMTPQEFVNNCSDNPNVFNTTSGGFICFGRAGTTQVLYF, encoded by the coding sequence ATGAAACGCAATTCTCACCTGACCGACCGGACTGACCACCGAGTCAACTTCACACTTATTGAACTTCTGGTTGTAATCGCGATCATCGCCATTCTCGCCAGTATGCTGCTGCCGGCCTTGGGCAAAGCGAAGGCGGCGGCGATGAATGCGAAGTGCATTTCCAATCTGAAACAGTCGATGCTGTATATGACGATGTATGCCAACGACAACACCGAAAAGATTCCGCTGTATATACAGCAGCAGGACGACGACGGCGACTGGCGTTATACCTGGGCGGATGCATTGGAACTGAGCGGTTACTGCAGCACCGATCCCAAGGAATTCAGTTGTCCGACTCTGGAAATCGATCTTGATTCCCGCGGCTTTCTGGAACATATTTACGGCGTGTATGCCTCCGGTGGCACCCAGACGATGTACAACCTCACCAAAGGGCTGATGACGGAAACGGCCCTGGCGACCGGCGGCAATGCCCGGATATTGAATTCGATCCTGGTGGAAAGCCCGTCCGCAGCCAGCGTCATCGCCGATTCCCGGAGCAATGCCGGCAAACAGACTTATCTGATCACCCGGGCGATGGGCGACTATTACCATGACGCCCGCCATAACGGCAAGTTCAACCTCGCCTTCCTCGACGGCCATGTTACCGGCATGACGCCGCAGGAGTTCGTCAATAACTGCAGCGATAATCCCAATGTGTTCAATACGACGTCCGGCGGTTTCATTTGCTTCGGCAGGGCCGGAACGACACAGGTACTCTACTTCTGA
- a CDS encoding GntR family transcriptional regulator, protein MAVNATIEEWGVDTKESGFVLAQELLLKKLLSGEVAAGQALKESVLAKEFGLNRPSVREALSQAVGWGVAEYVPYCGYRVKNFTLKDMLDWNELREGIEPIAARRLAEHRSDLVLERLERLVTLFGEAVMNKDRNQSIFADLNFHMEIINSCGNSRFASPNNLCYFTVLFRLTVKVCFELEFRLSQQKNNCRFPKLYSPEQFMTYNNEIALDNHRQILDCIRRRAVEEAEQVSRRHIRDQVKSAHELIELCGDAGLPLNSDFELICRRKQLFW, encoded by the coding sequence ATGGCGGTCAACGCAACAATTGAAGAATGGGGTGTGGATACCAAGGAGTCCGGTTTCGTGCTCGCCCAGGAATTGCTGTTGAAAAAACTGCTGAGCGGTGAGGTGGCGGCCGGCCAAGCGCTGAAGGAGTCGGTGCTGGCCAAGGAATTCGGCCTCAACCGGCCGTCGGTCCGGGAAGCGCTGAGCCAGGCGGTCGGCTGGGGCGTGGCGGAGTATGTGCCTTACTGCGGTTATCGGGTGAAGAATTTTACCTTGAAGGACATGCTCGACTGGAACGAACTGCGGGAAGGCATCGAACCGATTGCCGCGCGCCGGCTGGCGGAGCATCGTTCCGATCTGGTGCTGGAGCGCCTGGAGCGCCTGGTGACGCTGTTCGGAGAAGCGGTGATGAACAAAGACCGGAATCAGTCGATTTTCGCCGATTTGAACTTCCATATGGAAATCATCAACTCCTGCGGGAATTCCCGGTTTGCCAGCCCGAACAACCTCTGTTATTTTACCGTTCTTTTCCGGCTTACCGTCAAGGTTTGTTTCGAATTGGAATTCCGGTTGTCGCAGCAGAAAAATAACTGCCGGTTTCCGAAATTGTACTCGCCGGAGCAGTTCATGACCTACAACAATGAGATCGCCCTCGACAATCACCGGCAGATTCTCGATTGTATCCGGCGCCGGGCGGTGGAGGAGGCCGAGCAGGTTTCCCGCCGTCACATTCGCGACCAGGTGAAAAGCGCGCATGAATTGATCGAGCTCTGCGGTGACGCCGGCCTGCCGTTGAACAGCGATTTCGAGTTGATCTGCCGGCGAAAGCAGTTGTTCTGGTAG
- a CDS encoding VCBS repeat-containing protein — protein sequence MKRKRIGDASFEEFRQGIFGNGGQNIYVSRRGILQRIHRFDVTQSGYADAFFANGQEIDECPPLGLVGHPFEEPQLRSLPALGAFDVCAADLNGDGHEELIVANQSDGASADVSSFIYWGGPDGFDENRKTELYLPDALGVVAADFDGDGQLEIVLCNPERLRMFKATASGFAADGFRDLTLECLSMAAADLDGDGCAELYLRMRSGGPRIYWGGPNGLSADCYTELGTDEWPESRMQSLTTAAKRAFCPGWRAAIVTIDGRAYCFQPTPEEAAFFRVDRARRVEKAFALPVAGAVDAAAGRIGSGRYDDLVLAVCRQEDDSVQHSLVLHGSAAGFSPARSTALPGCNVRGAAVIELEGHGRSAIVLVQGQNETMFTTESLIYRTDEAGRIEECPHSFATHNAVAARRVRIAGENHVVFVNNMGGRALGDVPVYIYLNSARGFSPDRRLELPGHSAVDLACADFNDDGWADLLVTNSAECSPRHDPGSFVYFGGPDGFRPDEPLVLDTYRAHGSAVGDFRHSGYLDIAVTGFFNPELRIFRGGPDGIDGQRPQIINLDPDCREYAPRKTGYQDDPSFDVKNWGQPRFLYTADFNNDGYLDLFVPQIMASHSMIFWGGPDGFSRDNVALLPVEGACCARAADLNGNGWLDLVVGCYGAPSKREKFDSNLLIFWGGPDGYSQSRCCALPAHGANSLVIADFNGDGRPDIFVTSYHNGRARDIDAYLYWNSADGFSVQRRTRLFNHSGAGCMAVDFDGDGRIDLAVCHHRAYGNHVASSKIWYNGPDGFEAKNTVRLPTIGPLGMVTASAYNLSDGSEEEYFTSRVLEIPPGVTRLCEIVLAAELQKKTWVSLRLRMAATPDRLRRAPWFGASYGEKAFHGSRTVNIPVGASRFCQYQLGLGAANGGNSPRVSAVELWFE from the coding sequence ATGAAACGGAAAAGAATCGGCGATGCTTCGTTTGAAGAGTTCAGGCAGGGGATTTTCGGCAACGGCGGACAGAATATTTATGTTTCCAGGCGGGGTATCCTGCAGCGGATTCATCGCTTCGACGTCACGCAGAGCGGCTATGCCGACGCGTTTTTCGCCAATGGCCAGGAGATCGACGAGTGCCCGCCGCTGGGACTGGTGGGGCATCCGTTTGAAGAACCGCAATTGCGTTCGCTGCCGGCGCTGGGAGCGTTTGATGTCTGTGCGGCGGATTTGAATGGCGACGGCCATGAGGAACTGATCGTCGCCAACCAGAGCGACGGCGCTTCGGCGGATGTCTCCTCCTTCATCTACTGGGGCGGTCCGGACGGCTTCGACGAGAATCGGAAAACCGAACTCTATCTGCCCGATGCGCTTGGCGTGGTTGCCGCCGACTTCGACGGTGACGGCCAGTTGGAAATCGTTCTGTGCAACCCGGAGCGGCTGCGGATGTTCAAGGCGACGGCTTCCGGTTTCGCCGCCGACGGCTTCCGCGATCTGACGCTGGAATGCTTGAGCATGGCAGCCGCCGATCTCGACGGCGACGGCTGCGCCGAACTTTATTTGCGGATGCGTTCCGGCGGACCGCGCATTTACTGGGGCGGGCCGAACGGCCTCTCCGCCGACTGTTACACCGAACTCGGCACCGACGAATGGCCGGAAAGCCGGATGCAGTCGCTGACTACGGCGGCGAAACGGGCCTTCTGTCCCGGCTGGCGGGCCGCCATAGTGACGATCGACGGTCGGGCTTATTGTTTTCAGCCGACGCCGGAGGAGGCGGCTTTCTTTCGGGTGGACCGGGCACGCAGGGTGGAAAAAGCGTTTGCCCTGCCGGTCGCCGGAGCGGTCGATGCCGCTGCCGGCCGGATCGGCAGCGGCAGGTACGACGACCTGGTGCTGGCGGTTTGCCGGCAGGAGGACGATTCCGTCCAGCATTCGCTGGTGTTGCACGGTTCGGCAGCCGGATTCTCACCGGCCCGGTCGACGGCTTTGCCGGGCTGTAATGTGCGCGGGGCCGCGGTCATCGAACTGGAAGGGCATGGCCGCAGTGCGATCGTACTGGTCCAGGGGCAGAATGAGACGATGTTTACGACTGAATCGCTGATCTACCGGACCGATGAAGCCGGAAGGATTGAGGAGTGCCCCCATTCGTTTGCGACTCACAACGCGGTGGCGGCGCGCCGGGTGCGCATCGCCGGCGAAAATCACGTGGTGTTCGTCAACAATATGGGCGGCCGGGCGTTGGGCGATGTGCCGGTCTATATTTATCTGAATTCGGCGCGCGGTTTTTCCCCCGACCGCCGCCTTGAGCTGCCCGGCCATTCGGCGGTGGATTTGGCTTGTGCCGATTTCAACGACGACGGCTGGGCCGATCTGCTGGTGACCAACAGCGCAGAGTGTTCGCCGCGGCACGATCCGGGTTCTTTCGTCTATTTCGGCGGTCCGGACGGTTTCCGGCCGGACGAACCGCTGGTGCTGGACACTTACCGGGCCCACGGCAGCGCGGTCGGCGACTTCCGGCACAGCGGTTATCTGGATATCGCCGTCACCGGATTTTTCAATCCGGAGTTGCGCATTTTCCGCGGCGGCCCGGACGGCATCGACGGACAGCGGCCGCAGATCATCAATCTGGACCCGGACTGCCGGGAATATGCGCCGCGCAAAACCGGATACCAGGACGATCCGTCCTTCGATGTCAAAAACTGGGGGCAGCCGCGTTTTCTCTATACGGCGGATTTCAACAACGACGGTTATCTGGATTTGTTCGTGCCGCAGATCATGGCGAGCCATTCAATGATTTTCTGGGGCGGTCCGGATGGTTTTTCCCGCGACAATGTCGCTTTGCTGCCGGTGGAAGGCGCCTGCTGTGCGCGGGCGGCCGATTTGAATGGCAACGGCTGGCTGGATCTGGTGGTCGGCTGTTACGGCGCGCCCAGCAAACGTGAAAAGTTCGATTCCAACCTGCTGATCTTCTGGGGCGGCCCGGACGGCTATTCGCAGTCGCGCTGCTGCGCGCTGCCGGCTCACGGCGCCAATTCGCTGGTGATCGCCGATTTCAACGGCGACGGCCGGCCGGATATCTTCGTCACCAGTTATCACAACGGCCGGGCGCGCGACATCGACGCCTACCTTTACTGGAACTCGGCCGACGGCTTTTCGGTGCAGCGCCGCACCCGGCTGTTCAATCACTCCGGGGCCGGCTGCATGGCGGTCGATTTCGATGGAGACGGCCGGATTGATCTGGCCGTCTGCCATCACCGCGCCTACGGCAATCATGTCGCCAGCTCGAAAATCTGGTACAACGGGCCGGACGGTTTTGAAGCGAAAAATACCGTCCGGCTGCCGACGATCGGTCCGTTGGGCATGGTGACGGCGTCGGCCTATAACCTCAGCGATGGCTCCGAAGAGGAATATTTTACCTCCAGAGTGCTGGAAATCCCACCCGGCGTCACCCGGCTGTGCGAAATTGTCCTTGCCGCCGAATTGCAGAAGAAAACCTGGGTGTCGCTGCGGCTGCGGATGGCCGCGACGCCGGACCGGTTGCGGCGGGCGCCGTGGTTCGGCGCCAGTTACGGCGAGAAAGCGTTTCACGGTTCGCGGACAGTCAACATCCCGGTCGGCGCCAGCCGCTTCTGTCAATATCAACTGGGGCTGGGGGCGGCCAACGGCGGCAATTCGCCGCGCGTTTCGGCGGTCGAATTGTGGTTTGAGTGA
- a CDS encoding GNAT family N-acetyltransferase: MFSSTAALLAEVRRQLAKDMNCREEDFRRDGTVFCEAALHPERRLFDRQQPYAEAATMGNGIVVSAEAAILPRLKTALKDLSRDDLFASPWFSGHSLYYLPDCRILRPLPCPAGFRLHWAEGSSIVQLYRHPGFHNAIQYDRNHPRPDTLVIYADNADGIAGMAGASADSATMWQIGIDVEPRHRRSGLAGCLVSRLAAAILERDIVPYYGTASSNIPSQATAHRSGFRPAWMCTYRNTLT; this comes from the coding sequence ATGTTTTCCTCCACTGCGGCCCTGCTGGCGGAAGTCCGGCGGCAACTGGCCAAAGATATGAATTGCAGAGAAGAAGATTTCCGGCGCGACGGCACCGTGTTCTGCGAGGCCGCCCTGCACCCGGAACGCCGTTTATTCGACCGGCAGCAGCCGTACGCCGAAGCGGCCACGATGGGCAATGGGATCGTCGTTTCTGCCGAAGCCGCAATTCTGCCCCGCCTGAAAACGGCGTTGAAAGATTTGTCCAGAGACGATCTATTTGCTTCGCCGTGGTTCAGCGGCCATTCGCTTTACTATCTGCCGGACTGCCGGATTCTCCGTCCATTGCCCTGTCCGGCCGGCTTCCGGCTCCATTGGGCGGAAGGCAGCTCCATCGTCCAACTCTATCGGCATCCGGGTTTTCACAACGCCATCCAATATGACCGCAACCATCCCCGGCCCGATACACTGGTCATTTATGCCGACAATGCGGACGGCATCGCCGGCATGGCCGGCGCGTCCGCCGACAGCGCGACGATGTGGCAGATCGGCATCGACGTGGAACCGCGCCACCGGCGGAGCGGACTGGCCGGCTGCCTGGTCAGCAGGTTGGCCGCAGCGATTCTCGAACGCGATATCGTTCCCTATTACGGAACGGCTTCGTCGAACATTCCTTCCCAGGCAACGGCTCATCGCAGCGGTTTCCGTCCGGCCTGGATGTGCACTTACCGGAATACGCTGACTTGA
- a CDS encoding biopolymer transporter ExbD, translating to MRRRIYHCSTSRLRSRLHAFQGRPDLTPVVDVMFLLLIFFMLSSSFVQVSGIAVDLPPVGATGSVGLEKFSITVAYTENGTEIYFNDRPVSWEKLPEELGMVRTVSNMNTVIIRADKQVPFGTIAKIMAMAERANLSTFIATMPPQDRGETIFNPNER from the coding sequence ATGCGAAGGCGAATCTATCATTGCAGCACCAGCCGGCTGCGCAGCCGGCTGCACGCCTTTCAGGGGCGTCCGGATTTGACGCCGGTGGTGGATGTGATGTTTCTGTTATTGATTTTTTTCATGCTGTCGAGCTCTTTCGTACAGGTTTCCGGCATAGCCGTCGATTTGCCGCCGGTCGGGGCAACCGGTTCGGTCGGATTGGAAAAATTCAGCATCACCGTGGCCTATACGGAGAACGGGACCGAAATCTATTTCAACGACCGGCCGGTTTCCTGGGAGAAATTGCCGGAGGAGCTCGGCATGGTCCGGACGGTTTCGAATATGAACACCGTGATTATCCGGGCGGACAAACAGGTGCCGTTCGGAACGATTGCCAAAATCATGGCGATGGCGGAACGGGCCAATTTGTCCACCTTCATCGCGACGATGCCGCCGCAGGACCGCGGCGAAACCATTTTCAATCCCAATGAACGCTGA